A stretch of DNA from Halalkalibaculum roseum:
AATAGGTTTTCCCATTCTCAACACCACTGCTTTCGTAGGTTGTACCGGAGACGCTTGCATTGGCGGTAAGGGTAGAGAAAGAATTCCCCTCCGCAATTTGAATCTGATAACTGCTGATTCCCGAGATCGCTTCCCACTCAAAGGCAACGGGGACCGCTAGGTCACTGGCACCGTGCTCAGGTGAAATAAGTGTAACAGCAAGAGTCGTTGAGGTTTGTTCATTCGTACTTCCGTCGGAAGTGGTAAAATGCCAAATTTCCGACCAATACCCGTTTCTTTCCAGAGGTTTTACCTGCCAGTAATATGTGGTACCCGGTTCAAGGGTAGGCGTCGTATAGGAAGTTCCTTGAGTTGAAGTATCAATCAAAGTAGAATCTATATTCTGGTCAGTGGCCAGACGTATTTGGTACTCTTTACCTCCCCGAATTTTTTTCCATTTAAGTTCGACCTGGAGGGATTCGCCAGTGGAATTATTAGTGGGAGATACCAGTTCCGCGGTAATATTCTCTTCGGATTCAACCGTAGTATCCGGACCCGTTACTTTTTGGCATTGTACAAAAGAGACAAGTATAAAAATACCTGCCAGTAGATTGATATAGAAAGTTTTCATAAGTGAGAGCAATTATGGGATGCTTGCAGAATATAAAGGCAGGTTCTGCAACAGCCGTTGTATGTTTAGATGATATTTTCCGCTACGTTTTATTACGTAGATGATATTTTCGAATTCTTACTTTCAAGACCCTAATTGTTTGTAATAGTTACAATTATCTAATCCAGGTTCTTAAATTTTTTGTCAATTTAATAGACTTATATGTTATTAATAGTCGTAATGAAGGACATGGCAACATTATATTTTCTTAATTTGTTACTGAGAAATCAGTCACTAAGTTGCCCAATCATATAAGTGCTACCATACATAAATTAAAATGTTCCAATCTTTTTAATTTTGGTATGGTATTTATTTCCAGTGTTGGCATGTGGGCGGAGGTAGGACTTATATTTTGAAGGCTTTATCTAATGACTA
This window harbors:
- a CDS encoding DUF4962 domain-containing protein; the protein is MKTFYINLLAGIFILVSFVQCQKVTGPDTTVESEENITAELVSPTNNSTGESLQVELKWKKIRGGKEYQIRLATDQNIDSTLIDTSTQGTSYTTPTLEPGTTYYWQVKPLERNGYWSEIWHFTTSDGSTNEQTSTTLAVTLISPEHGASDLAVPVAFEWEAISGISSYQIQIAEGNSFSTLTANASVSGTTYESSGVENGKTY